CGCGCCGCCCTCTTCTGGTGCCAGCTCCACGAAGGCCAGGGGCGCCTGTCCGTATTCCGCGCACGGCACCCCGAACACCGCGCAGGCCCGCACGCCGGGCTGCGCGCACAGCACCGCTTCAAGCTGCGCGGGCCACACGTTCTCGCCGCCCACGATCATCAGGTCGTCGGCGCGGCCCCGCAGGTGCACGCGCCCAGCTGGGTCCAGGGTGCCCAGGTCCCCGGTGTTCAGCCACCCGCGCGACAGCAGGCCGCGCACCTGTAACTGGCCGTCTGGGGCCGTCTGCACCTGCACGCCGGGCAGTGGGGGCCCCACGCTGCCCGGCGTGGCGCGCAGGTCGTCGGGGGTGGCCAGGGCGATCAGGCCCGTTTCGGTGCTGCCGTAGAGGTTGAACAGCATGTCGCCCAGGCGCGCCTGGGTCTGCACCACCAGCGCGGGGTCCAGCGGCGCCGAGCCGCAAATGACCGTGTGGAGCGCGGGGGCGTGGCCCGCTTCCTGCAGCAGCCGGCGCAGCAGGGTGGGCACCACGACCAGCGTCCCCACCTGTTCCTGTGCCAACACGGTCCAGAGTTCTGCTGCCCTGGCCCCCCGGCGCAGGTGCAGCGGTGTGCCCAGCGCGAGGGCCAGCGCCAGGGTGCTGAGGCCGTGGCCGTGCCACAGCGGCAGGGGCAACAGGGCCGCGCGCTCCCGGGCGGGGCGCAGAGCCTGCAGCAGCCGCAGCCCCACCCGGCCGGCCGCCCGGGGTGAGACCCGGCGCGTGACCACCTGGGGCTCACCGGTGGTCCCGGAGGTCAGCAGCACCGGGCGGCCGGCGCGGGGCCAGCCAGGGCGGGGTGCGCTGGGTTGAGGCTGGCCGCCTGGGGCCCCCGCCGTCAGTGCCACCGTGGGCAGGTTCAGTGCGCCCAGCCGGGGGTCATCGGTCAGCAGCGCGCGGATGGGGTGGCCTCCCAGGCGCCGGGCCACCTCGTCGGGCGGGCCCGGGGGCACCAGCAGCACCCGCGCCCCCACCCGCAGTGCCCCCAGCAGCCCGGCCACAAAGGGCCGCCCACCCTCGCTGCACAGCGCGGCCCAGTCGCCAGGGCGGACGCAGGGGCCCAGGCGGGCCGCCACCTCATCAGCGCGTGCTTGCAGCTGTGCCCAGGTGGCGGGCCCGTCCGCATCGGTCAGTGCCAAGCGGTGGGGGGTGCGCCGCGCGTGCCACGCCACCAGTGCATAAAGGGTTGGCCCATGCCGCAGCACGGCTGCCGCCAGCCCCAGCAAGGCCCTTGGTGGTGCTGGAGCCAGCACCCCGGTGGCCGTGATCGCGCGCCACGCGGCCCTCATGGGTGGGCCGCCAGCCGGCTTTCCAGACGTTCGAGCGCCCCCAGCGCGCGGCCCAGGGCGTGTGGCGCCAGCAGGCCCGCGAGTTCCACGCCCCGCAGCCACCACGGCGCGGCGCGCACCACCGGACGCACCAGGGGCCACGTCACAGCCTGCGCGGCGTCCTCGGCACTCAGGGCAGGCAAAGCGCGGTAGGCGCGGGTGGGGGCGCTCATGGGGGTGCGCACCAGGGGCAGGTACACACTGGCCACCCGCACGTGCGGCCATTCAGTGCCAGCGGCGTGCAGCCACAGGTCAAAGCCTGCCTTGCTGCCCTGGTAGGCGCTCCAGCGCGGGGCGCCCACATGCCGCGCCGACACACTGGATACGTTCACCACCACGCCCCCGGCTGCCAGCGCGGGCAAGAGCGCCAGCAGCAGCGCCGCCGGCCCACTGAAATTCACCGCCAGCAGCCGGGACAGGTCCTGCTTGGCCTCGCCGTCCTGCGCCCGGCGCCGCACCGAGCGCCCCGCGTTGCTGATCACCGCGTGCAGCTGGGGGTGGTCCGCCCGCAGGCGCGCCGCCACCGCCTGCACCTCGGCCGGGTCGGCCAGATTGGCGGGGTAGACGTGGGCCTGCCCCCCAGCTGCGCGAATCTGCCCCGCCACGGTGTCCAGTGCCGCCTCCCGCCGCGCCAGCAGCAGCACAGTAGCCCCCGCCTGTCCCAGGTGCCGCGCGGTGGCCGCCCCAATCCCCGAGGACGCCCCCGTGACCAGAATGGTGCGCCCCGCCACTGCCCGCCGCAGCGCCCTGGGATCACGGCAGGCCGGCGGAGAGAGCAGCAGGCGGGCCAGGGCAGACATGAAGACATGATAAAGGTGGAGAGGCGGATGGCCTATGGCTCAAAGCCAGGGTTCGGACCATTTGATATGGAGGCCGATGGAATCGTTCAGAGCGACGATTCACTGCGGTCGGAGGGACTCGCAGAGCGGCAGAGCAGAGAGGGAGAACAGGCGGACGTTCGGGCGTAGCGCTGGCAATCCAGCTCTGCTGCGGATTTTGGGCGGTGCAGACAGAAACCTTGTCAACGGGCTATGGGGAGCGGGCCGACGAACCTATCCGCCTCCCGTGTGGACAACTCACCAAGGTGAGAACTTAGGCAGTGGCGCCGACAAGGGAGAACGGGGCTGCCGGCCCAGACAACGTTGTCGCAACTGCCCTCCCACAGCGCCCGAACAGCCCCCCGGCCCATGGCTCATGGCCCAAAGCCCATGGCCCCTTCACCCCACCGTGCCCTGGGCCGCCGGGTACGAGCCGATGATCTTGGCGTAGCTGGCTTTGCGCAGCACGCCCGCCAGGGCCTGGGCCACCTGGGGGTCCTGGGCGTGGCCCTCAATATCCACGTAGATCAGGTAACTCCAGGCGCGGTCACGGCGGGGGCGGCTTTCAATGCGCGAGAGGTTCAGGCCGCGCAGTTCGCCCAGCGTTTCCACCAGAAAGCCGGGGGTGTGGCGCACGGCGAACACAAGGCTGGTCTTGTGCGGCACCGGGCTGGGCGCCGGTTCCTGGCGCGCCAGGATCATGAAGCGGGTGTAGTTAAACGGCTCGTCCTCGATTTCGCGGGCCAGAATCGTCAGGCCGTACAGTTCGGCGGCGCGCGCGCTGGCAATGGCCGCCAGATCGCGCTCGCCACTGGCCGCCAGGTTCTTGGCGCTGCCGGCCGTGTCGTGCGCTGCCACCGGTTGCCAGCCGTGCTGCCGAATCAGGCCCGTGCACTGGTCCAGCGCGGGCTGCTGGCTCGCCACCCGCCGGATGTCCTGCAAGTCCACGCCGGGCAGGGCCATCAGGCAGTGCGACACGCGCACCACCACTTCCCCGGTCACATGCAGGTCGGTTTCGCTGAGCAGGTCAATGCTCTGGTGAATGGCGCCCATCAGGCTGTTTTCCACCGGCAGCACGCCGCAGGCCACCTCGCCGCTCTCCACGGCGCGCGCCACCTCGTGAAAGGTGGGGTAGCCGCGCGCCGTGGCCCCAGGCGCGGCGTTCAGCGCGGCGATCTCGCCGTACGAGCCGGGATTGCCCTGAAAGGCCACGGTGGGGGCAGAAGACTGACTCATGCCTGCGAGGCTAGCGCGCTGGACTGAAGCCCAGACGGCGGCACATAGACGTATGGCGCGCGTATCGTGGGCGGCGTGACCTCCATGCCTGATCCCATTCTGGACCTGGACGCTGTAACGCTGGGCGCCGCCACCCGCCGGGGCGACCTCACCTGCTCTGAAGTGACCCGGCTGTACCTGGGGCGCGTGGGGGCCCTGAACCCGGCGCTGCGCGCG
This genomic stretch from Deinococcus aquaedulcis harbors:
- a CDS encoding class I adenylate-forming enzyme family protein, with the translated sequence MRAAWRAITATGVLAPAPPRALLGLAAAVLRHGPTLYALVAWHARRTPHRLALTDADGPATWAQLQARADEVAARLGPCVRPGDWAALCSEGGRPFVAGLLGALRVGARVLLVPPGPPDEVARRLGGHPIRALLTDDPRLGALNLPTVALTAGAPGGQPQPSAPRPGWPRAGRPVLLTSGTTGEPQVVTRRVSPRAAGRVGLRLLQALRPARERAALLPLPLWHGHGLSTLALALALGTPLHLRRGARAAELWTVLAQEQVGTLVVVPTLLRRLLQEAGHAPALHTVICGSAPLDPALVVQTQARLGDMLFNLYGSTETGLIALATPDDLRATPGSVGPPLPGVQVQTAPDGQLQVRGLLSRGWLNTGDLGTLDPAGRVHLRGRADDLMIVGGENVWPAQLEAVLCAQPGVRACAVFGVPCAEYGQAPLAFVELAPEEGGAATLHQRLEAVLPRRLRPRLTVLPALPRTETGKVARAELRARLSEASLPVAR
- a CDS encoding SDR family NAD(P)-dependent oxidoreductase produces the protein MSALARLLLSPPACRDPRALRRAVAGRTILVTGASSGIGAATARHLGQAGATVLLLARREAALDTVAGQIRAAGGQAHVYPANLADPAEVQAVAARLRADHPQLHAVISNAGRSVRRRAQDGEAKQDLSRLLAVNFSGPAALLLALLPALAAGGVVVNVSSVSARHVGAPRWSAYQGSKAGFDLWLHAAGTEWPHVRVASVYLPLVRTPMSAPTRAYRALPALSAEDAAQAVTWPLVRPVVRAAPWWLRGVELAGLLAPHALGRALGALERLESRLAAHP
- a CDS encoding prephenate dehydratase, with the translated sequence MSQSSAPTVAFQGNPGSYGEIAALNAAPGATARGYPTFHEVARAVESGEVACGVLPVENSLMGAIHQSIDLLSETDLHVTGEVVVRVSHCLMALPGVDLQDIRRVASQQPALDQCTGLIRQHGWQPVAAHDTAGSAKNLAASGERDLAAIASARAAELYGLTILAREIEDEPFNYTRFMILARQEPAPSPVPHKTSLVFAVRHTPGFLVETLGELRGLNLSRIESRPRRDRAWSYLIYVDIEGHAQDPQVAQALAGVLRKASYAKIIGSYPAAQGTVG